One Rattus norvegicus strain BN/NHsdMcwi chromosome 18, GRCr8, whole genome shotgun sequence DNA segment encodes these proteins:
- the Fbxo15 gene encoding F-box only protein 15 isoform X8 has protein sequence MARGKRRNPSNRNQDYMPSSEPNSPTKTNMEYSNTPEKQDLVSKSYLIMMLEDFKKDMNTLRETQENINKQVEAYREESQKSLKEFQENTIKQLKELKMEIEAIKKEHMETTLDIENQKKRQGAVDTSFTNRIQEMEERISGAEDSIEIIDSTVKDNVKRKKLLVQNIQEIQDSMRRSNLRIIGIEESEDSQLKGPVNIFNKIIEENFPNLKKEIPIDIQEAYRTPNRLDHKRNTSRHIIVKTPNAQNKERILKAVREKGQVTYKGRPIRITPDFSPETMKARRSWTDVIQTLREHKCQPRLLYPAKLSINIDGETKIFHDKTKFTQYLSTNPALQRIINGEAQHKEASYTLEEARN, from the coding sequence atggcgagaggcaagcgcaggaacccaagcaacagaaaccaagactacatgccatcatcggagcccaattctcccaccaaaacaaacatggaatattcaaacacaccagaaaagcaagatctagtttcaaaatcatatttgatcatgatgctggaggacttcaagaaagacatgaacacacttagggaaacacaggaaaacattaataaacaagtagaagcctacagagaagaatcacaaaaatccctgaaagaattccaggaaaacacaatcaaacagttgaaggaattaaaaatggaaatagaagcaatcaagaaagaacacatggaaacaaccctggatatagaaaaccaaaagaagagacaaggagctgtagatacaagcttcaccaacagaatacaagagatggaagagagaatctcaggagcagaagattccatagaaatcattgactcaactgtcaaagataatgtaaagcggaaaaagctactggtccaaaacatacaggaaatccaggactcaatgagaagatcaaacctaaggataataggtatagaagagagtgaagactcccagctcaaaggaccagtaaatatcttcaacaaaatcatagaagaaaacttccctaacctaaaaaaagagatacccatagacatacaagaagcctacagaactccaaatagattggaccacaaaagaaacacctcccgtcacataattgtcaaaacaccaaacgcacaaaataaagaaagaatattaaaagcagtaagggaaaaaggtcaagtaacatataaagggagacctatcagaatcacaccagacttctcgccagaaactatgaaggccagaagatcctggactgatgtcatacagaccctaagagaacacaaatgccagcccaggttactgtatccagcaaaactctcaattaacatagatggagaaaccaagatattccatgacaaaaccaaatttacacaatatctttctacaaatccagcactacaaaggataataaatggtgaagcccaacataaggaggcaagctataccctagaagaagcaagaaactaa